The following proteins are co-located in the Pedobacter sp. FW305-3-2-15-E-R2A2 genome:
- a CDS encoding DUF2851 family protein yields MSFSENFLHFIWQFRLYKTLDLFCIAGEQLRILNPGLHNKNAGPDFNHAKLSIGETIWVGDIEIHLKSSDWLLHGHQHDPAYDAVILHVVYQYDRPIYRKDGSQIPVLILEHLFPEHLLAHYHQLMNVIHRFPCEKQIREIDPVIVNGFLSRMMVERFEHKSALVLDKLVRLTGDWERTFYHFMAKSFGFKVNEIPFELLADALPLQVLRKHLDNALQIEALVFGQAGFLSGSFKDEYPRRLKKEYLFLQKKYALKPIGVSAWRFLRMRPQNFPTVRLAQFCGLMLRSDRLFSTVLEIETLPDLVKHLENLPVNPYWLNHYHFQKETKTVKLQLGKRSVYHLIINVISLFLFSYGKYADQPQLINRGIKFLEQMPAENNVIIDWYRDSGLIVESAFFSQALLQLNKYYCAQKKCLNCGIGIKILNK; encoded by the coding sequence ATGAGCTTTTCTGAAAATTTCCTGCATTTTATTTGGCAGTTCCGGCTGTACAAGACATTAGACTTGTTTTGTATAGCAGGAGAGCAGTTGCGAATATTGAACCCGGGCCTGCACAATAAAAATGCAGGACCTGATTTTAATCATGCTAAACTATCAATCGGGGAGACGATCTGGGTTGGCGACATAGAAATTCATCTCAAATCTTCGGATTGGTTGCTACATGGCCATCAACATGATCCGGCTTACGATGCAGTGATTTTGCATGTGGTTTATCAATATGACCGGCCAATTTACAGAAAGGATGGCAGCCAGATTCCGGTACTCATTCTGGAACACCTGTTTCCGGAGCATCTCCTGGCTCATTACCATCAACTGATGAATGTAATCCACCGCTTTCCTTGTGAAAAGCAGATTCGGGAAATAGATCCGGTCATTGTCAACGGGTTTTTATCAAGGATGATGGTGGAACGTTTCGAACATAAGTCGGCATTGGTACTGGATAAATTAGTCCGGTTAACGGGTGATTGGGAACGTACTTTTTATCATTTTATGGCCAAAAGCTTTGGGTTTAAGGTCAATGAAATCCCTTTTGAGCTTCTTGCAGATGCACTTCCACTCCAGGTACTTAGAAAACACCTGGATAATGCCCTGCAGATAGAAGCCCTGGTTTTTGGACAGGCCGGCTTTTTGTCGGGATCATTTAAAGACGAATATCCCCGGAGATTAAAAAAAGAATACCTTTTCCTGCAAAAGAAATACGCGCTAAAGCCGATCGGGGTTAGTGCATGGCGTTTTCTAAGAATGCGGCCGCAGAATTTCCCTACAGTCAGACTGGCTCAATTCTGTGGACTGATGCTCAGGTCTGACCGGTTATTTTCAACGGTACTGGAGATCGAAACATTGCCGGATCTGGTTAAGCATCTGGAAAACCTGCCGGTTAATCCTTACTGGCTTAACCATTATCACTTTCAAAAGGAAACGAAAACAGTGAAGTTACAGTTAGGAAAAAGATCAGTCTATCATTTGATCATTAATGTTATTTCTCTTTTTCTGTTTTCTTATGGTAAGTATGCAGATCAGCCGCAGCTAATCAATCGGGGCATTAAATTTTTAGAACAAATGCCCGCAGAAAATAATGTAATTATTGACTGGTATAGGGATTCAGGCCTTATCGTTGAAAGTGCTTTTTTTTCTCAGGCACTACTCCAATTAAATAAATACTATTGTGCTCAAAAAAAATGCTTAAATTGTGGTATCGGAATTAAGATATTAAACAAATAA
- a CDS encoding PspC domain-containing protein, which yields MFQRIITFFEKQSFGVCTYLAERLDMSISKIRLFFIYSSFLAVGFPIIFYILAALVLDVRHYIKKIRLRFWDAD from the coding sequence ATGTTCCAGCGAATCATTACATTTTTTGAAAAACAAAGTTTTGGGGTTTGTACCTACCTTGCAGAGCGACTCGATATGTCCATCAGTAAAATCAGGTTATTTTTTATATACTCTTCGTTTTTGGCCGTAGGCTTTCCCATCATATTTTATATCCTTGCCGCACTGGTGCTTGATGTGAGACATTACATTAAAAAAATCAGGTTGCGCTTTTGGGATGCCGATTAA
- a CDS encoding ankyrin repeat domain-containing protein — MDISQLETLIETDKKQEISDLLSRHPELTTKETSHGVSPVLLACYYKKPVIAGLIAAFSKHITLFEACALGKFQETADLISQNPELINSFSRDGFTPLGLAAYFGHEEISRLLISKGASVNTAANNGFNVFPIHSAVAAKSYNITKMLLEAGAEVNVKQQAGFTALHAAAQTGNIELIVLLLEYAADLNVRMEGGKLPADLAEEKGFAEIAAILKI, encoded by the coding sequence ATGGACATCTCTCAGCTTGAAACATTAATAGAAACAGATAAAAAACAAGAAATTTCAGACTTGTTAAGCAGACATCCGGAATTGACAACAAAAGAAACCAGTCATGGGGTATCTCCTGTTTTATTGGCCTGTTACTATAAAAAACCGGTAATTGCTGGCTTAATTGCTGCTTTTTCTAAGCACATCACACTTTTTGAAGCCTGTGCTTTAGGCAAGTTTCAAGAAACAGCCGACCTGATTAGCCAGAACCCGGAGCTGATCAATTCTTTCTCCAGAGATGGCTTTACTCCGCTTGGATTGGCCGCCTATTTTGGTCACGAAGAAATTAGCAGACTACTCATCTCAAAGGGAGCTTCGGTAAATACGGCAGCTAATAATGGATTTAATGTATTCCCGATTCATTCTGCTGTTGCAGCCAAAAGTTACAACATTACCAAAATGCTTTTAGAAGCAGGAGCTGAAGTAAATGTAAAGCAACAGGCTGGTTTTACAGCCTTACATGCAGCTGCACAAACTGGTAATATTGAGCTGATCGTGCTGTTACTCGAATACGCGGCAGACTTAAACGTACGAATGGAAGGCGGAAAGCTACCTGCAGACCTTGCGGAAGAAAAGGGTTTTGCAGAAATCGCTGCTATTCTTAAAATTTAA
- a CDS encoding DNA translocase FtsK 4TM domain-containing protein: MSVRGNQFRSNSFKNESGEKQSSKSSAAGPARERFNIMPRLDFQNGRLFKIIGLVFVIMALYFLIAFTSYLFTWQEDHSYVIDANGGWGNLFKTYEELQQVNITPVVSNWLGKIGALLSHQFIYEWFGLASFLFIFVFFVIGYRLLFKVKIFSIEKTLGYSLFFLLFISLTLGFAHSFISDAPHFLEGEFGFWTNKLLTAQIGKAGVAGLIVFLGLSILIIAYNIDFKLPERKKEEAFIPDVPEDIEIENEIRSEPVEFTVNERLARDRKKEQNIVLNPSPRFEERQERELEKEIIPEFVPVAPPVNVMNVTPPPPLVVPVPPVAVSLPMEITPVVEEEPELELVIEKSEEEIKSDELVEQFGNYDPTLDLSSYKYPTLDLLENYGSNKISVNADELEANKNKIVETLNHYNIEIDKIKATIGPTVTLYEIIPAPGVRISKIKNLEDDIALSLAALGIRIIAPMPGKGTIGIEVPNLHPEMVSMRSILATEKFQTTTMDLPIAMGKTISNEVYIGDLAKMPHLLVAGATGQGKSVGINSILVSLLYKKHPSQLKFVLVDPKKVELTLFNKIERHFLAKLPGEADAIITDTKKVINTLNSLCIEMDQRYDLLKDAQVRNLKEYNEKFIKRKLNPNNSHRFLPYIVLIVDEFADLMMTAGKEVETPIARLAQLARAVGIHLVLATQRPSVNIITGTIKANFPARLAFRVLSKIDSRTILDSGGADQLIGRGDMLLSTGNDLIRLQCAFVDTPEVDRISEFIGNQRGYPEAYQLPEYIDEAAESAKMDFDPHDRDAMFEDAARLIVMHQQGSTSLIQRKLKLGYNRAGRIIDQLEAAGVVGPFEGSKAREVLIPDDYALEQFLNNLNND; encoded by the coding sequence ATGTCGGTAAGGGGAAATCAATTCAGGTCAAATTCATTTAAAAACGAGTCCGGGGAGAAGCAAAGCTCAAAGTCATCAGCAGCCGGACCAGCCAGAGAGAGATTTAACATTATGCCGCGTCTTGATTTTCAGAATGGCAGGCTGTTCAAAATCATTGGGTTGGTATTTGTTATCATGGCCTTATATTTCCTGATTGCCTTTACTTCCTATCTCTTTACCTGGCAGGAAGATCATAGTTATGTGATTGATGCAAATGGAGGATGGGGCAATCTCTTTAAAACTTACGAAGAACTTCAACAGGTCAACATTACTCCGGTCGTGTCTAACTGGCTGGGTAAAATAGGTGCTTTACTTTCTCATCAGTTCATTTATGAGTGGTTTGGATTAGCTTCCTTCTTATTCATCTTTGTATTCTTTGTAATTGGATATCGCTTGTTGTTCAAGGTGAAGATATTCTCTATTGAAAAAACATTAGGCTATAGCTTATTCTTTTTGCTGTTTATCTCTTTGACGCTTGGTTTTGCGCATTCCTTTATCAGTGATGCACCACATTTCCTGGAAGGGGAGTTCGGCTTTTGGACCAATAAGTTGCTCACCGCACAGATTGGCAAGGCCGGAGTAGCAGGATTAATTGTATTTCTAGGACTTTCCATCCTGATTATAGCCTATAATATTGATTTTAAATTACCAGAAAGGAAAAAGGAAGAAGCCTTCATTCCTGATGTTCCTGAGGATATAGAAATAGAAAATGAAATTCGTTCCGAACCGGTTGAATTTACAGTAAATGAGCGTCTGGCAAGGGACCGTAAGAAAGAACAGAATATTGTACTTAATCCTTCTCCAAGATTCGAAGAAAGACAGGAGCGCGAGCTGGAAAAAGAAATCATTCCTGAATTTGTCCCGGTAGCTCCTCCTGTTAATGTAATGAATGTTACGCCTCCCCCTCCGCTAGTAGTTCCAGTTCCTCCTGTGGCGGTATCTCTTCCAATGGAGATTACTCCAGTGGTAGAAGAAGAACCAGAATTGGAGCTGGTGATTGAGAAGTCGGAAGAGGAAATTAAATCCGATGAGCTGGTGGAACAATTCGGGAATTATGATCCGACACTGGACCTTTCCAGCTATAAATATCCAACATTGGACTTGTTGGAGAACTATGGTTCGAATAAAATTTCCGTAAATGCAGATGAGCTGGAAGCGAATAAGAATAAAATTGTAGAGACATTGAATCACTACAATATAGAAATTGATAAAATTAAAGCGACAATTGGTCCAACGGTTACTTTATATGAGATCATTCCTGCTCCGGGAGTAAGGATTTCGAAAATTAAGAACCTTGAAGACGATATTGCCTTAAGTTTAGCGGCATTGGGAATCAGGATTATTGCACCAATGCCAGGAAAAGGAACAATCGGTATTGAGGTGCCTAATTTGCATCCGGAAATGGTTTCTATGCGTAGCATCCTTGCAACAGAGAAATTCCAGACGACGACGATGGACTTGCCGATTGCCATGGGTAAAACGATCTCCAATGAAGTTTATATCGGAGATTTGGCGAAAATGCCCCATTTACTGGTGGCTGGTGCTACAGGTCAAGGTAAATCTGTCGGAATTAACTCTATTCTGGTATCCCTGCTGTATAAAAAACACCCTTCACAATTGAAGTTTGTATTGGTCGATCCTAAAAAGGTAGAGTTAACCCTATTCAATAAAATTGAACGCCACTTCCTGGCGAAATTACCGGGGGAGGCTGATGCGATTATTACTGATACCAAGAAAGTGATCAATACCTTAAATTCTCTTTGTATTGAAATGGATCAACGCTATGATTTGTTGAAAGATGCACAGGTGAGAAACCTGAAAGAGTACAATGAGAAGTTTATCAAGAGAAAACTGAATCCAAACAATTCGCATAGGTTCCTTCCATATATCGTATTGATTGTGGACGAGTTTGCCGATTTAATGATGACTGCAGGTAAGGAAGTGGAAACACCAATTGCCCGTTTGGCTCAGTTAGCACGTGCCGTTGGTATTCACTTGGTATTGGCTACGCAAAGGCCTTCAGTGAACATCATTACAGGTACAATTAAGGCTAATTTCCCGGCCAGGCTGGCATTTAGGGTGTTGTCGAAAATTGATTCGAGAACGATCCTGGATAGCGGAGGTGCTGATCAGCTGATTGGTAGAGGGGATATGTTATTGTCGACCGGAAATGACCTGATCAGGTTGCAGTGTGCTTTTGTTGATACACCTGAAGTAGACCGTATTTCGGAATTTATTGGTAACCAAAGGGGCTATCCTGAGGCTTATCAGCTTCCTGAGTACATTGATGAAGCTGCCGAATCTGCCAAAATGGACTTCGATCCGCATGATCGTGATGCCATGTTTGAAGATGCTGCGCGTTTAATTGTAATGCATCAGCAGGGTTCTACTTCTCTGATTCAGAGGAAGTTGAAGTTGGGATACAACAGGGCAGGAAGAATCATTGATCAGCTGGAAGCTGCAGGTGTAGTAGGTCCGTTTGAAGGTAGTAAAGCCAGGGAGGTACTCATTCCTGATGATTATGCTTTGGAACAGTTCTTGAATAATCTCAATAACGATTAA
- a CDS encoding outer membrane lipoprotein carrier protein LolA yields the protein MKKIVLSLLVAAGFVGASYAQTDTKAKAILADVSKKYRSYDVVKTDFTFILDNPQAKIKETQQGTLIVKAKTNKYRVTMTNQELISDGKNQWTYLKEDKEVQVTNADNNGDALNPAKIFTVYEKGFKYTYTGESKVGGKVYQMIDLAPIDVTKSYFKIRLGIDKTAKQIGSVVIFDKSGNKYTYNVKKIISSVKVPESTFAFDTKKYPGVEVVDLR from the coding sequence ATGAAAAAGATAGTATTGTCATTATTGGTTGCGGCAGGTTTTGTAGGTGCTTCTTATGCACAGACAGATACTAAAGCCAAAGCTATATTAGCCGATGTAAGTAAGAAGTATCGTTCCTATGATGTTGTGAAAACAGATTTCACTTTTATTTTAGATAATCCACAGGCTAAGATTAAAGAAACCCAGCAGGGGACTTTGATTGTTAAAGCCAAAACAAACAAATATCGGGTAACCATGACTAACCAGGAATTGATTAGTGATGGCAAAAATCAATGGACTTATTTGAAAGAAGATAAAGAGGTTCAGGTGACCAATGCAGATAACAACGGCGATGCTTTAAACCCTGCCAAGATATTTACTGTTTATGAAAAGGGATTTAAATATACTTATACCGGTGAGTCTAAAGTAGGGGGAAAGGTTTATCAAATGATTGACCTGGCACCAATAGACGTTACTAAATCCTATTTTAAGATCCGTCTGGGTATCGACAAAACAGCGAAACAGATTGGAAGTGTGGTGATTTTTGATAAAAGTGGAAATAAGTATACTTACAATGTGAAAAAGATAATTTCTAGCGTTAAAGTACCGGAAAGTACCTTCGCTTTTGATACTAAGAAGTATCCGGGAGTAGAAGTGGTAGACTTAAGATAA
- a CDS encoding MBL fold metallo-hydrolase translates to MKVTFLGTGTSQGIPVITCNCVVCQSADHRNKRLRVSVLLEMGDKTIVIDSGPDFRYQMLRANVKDLDAILYTHEHKDHVAGLDDIRPFNYLLKKNIDIYATERVQQALKREFSYIFSEVHYPGLPQIDMHTISDEVFKIGKTEIIPLNIMHYKLPILGFRVHDFTYITDAKTISEETIARVKGTKVLVVNALQHEEHISHFTLQEAVDFAQRIGADMTYLTHISHNLGLHEEVEKELPENIKLAYDGLSIFCE, encoded by the coding sequence TTGAAAGTTACATTTTTAGGAACAGGTACTTCCCAAGGCATTCCTGTGATCACTTGCAATTGTGTGGTTTGCCAGTCTGCAGATCATAGAAACAAGCGCTTAAGGGTTTCAGTTTTGCTGGAAATGGGTGATAAGACAATCGTAATTGATAGCGGTCCTGATTTCAGGTACCAGATGTTACGCGCAAATGTAAAAGACCTGGATGCCATCTTATATACCCACGAACATAAGGATCATGTGGCTGGTTTAGATGATATCAGGCCCTTTAATTATTTGCTGAAGAAGAACATTGACATCTATGCTACAGAGCGTGTTCAGCAGGCGCTGAAGAGAGAGTTTTCTTATATTTTTTCGGAAGTGCATTATCCCGGATTACCGCAAATTGATATGCATACCATTTCCGATGAAGTTTTTAAAATTGGGAAGACAGAGATCATCCCGCTAAATATCATGCATTATAAATTGCCGATATTGGGTTTCAGGGTACATGATTTTACTTATATCACGGATGCAAAGACAATCTCTGAAGAGACCATAGCGAGAGTTAAGGGAACAAAGGTGTTAGTGGTCAATGCCTTACAGCATGAAGAACATATTTCTCATTTTACCTTACAGGAAGCAGTTGATTTTGCACAGAGGATCGGAGCGGATATGACTTACCTGACGCATATCAGTCATAATTTAGGCCTTCATGAAGAGGTGGAAAAAGAATTACCGGAAAATATAAAATTAGCTTACGATGGGTTGAGTATATTCTGCGAATAA
- a CDS encoding helix-turn-helix domain-containing protein yields MYQRKIPIDYDCGLSVAMEVVGSKWKFCILDEISKGIKRPKDLVNAINGITKRVLQKQLRELELHGLLEKTIYTEVPLKVEYHLTASGKSLLPLVSAVDQWGMGFSSRLKTILETKATMNQR; encoded by the coding sequence ATGTATCAGCGAAAAATTCCAATTGATTATGATTGTGGCCTCAGCGTTGCCATGGAAGTGGTGGGTTCTAAATGGAAATTTTGTATACTAGATGAGATTTCAAAAGGAATAAAACGCCCAAAGGATCTTGTCAATGCGATCAATGGAATTACCAAAAGGGTATTACAAAAACAACTCAGAGAACTGGAATTACATGGCTTGTTGGAAAAAACAATTTATACCGAAGTTCCTTTAAAGGTGGAATATCACTTAACAGCATCAGGAAAATCGCTCTTACCCTTAGTTTCCGCAGTTGACCAGTGGGGAATGGGATTCTCATCCCGTTTAAAAACCATATTGGAAACAAAAGCCACGATGAATCAGCGATAA
- a CDS encoding NAD(P)H-dependent oxidoreductase, protein MKTLVVVIHADLENSVINKRWIEELKKYPGRYVVHELHSLYPDERIDVGAEQRLLEMYDKIVFQFPFYWFNCPPFFKKWLDEVLSHGWAYGKGSGYKLTGKKIALAIAAGINEGDYDASGRYKYTLEQLTAPFEVTFDYVKAEYKPLFAFYGAEHNATAERIEKSAGDYVSFIDEL, encoded by the coding sequence ATGAAAACGCTGGTAGTTGTCATTCATGCTGATCTTGAAAATTCGGTGATCAATAAGAGATGGATAGAAGAATTAAAGAAATACCCGGGTAGGTATGTCGTGCATGAATTGCATAGCTTATATCCGGATGAAAGAATTGATGTTGGGGCAGAGCAGCGATTGCTGGAAATGTACGACAAGATTGTATTCCAGTTTCCCTTTTATTGGTTTAATTGTCCGCCGTTTTTTAAAAAGTGGCTGGATGAAGTATTAAGTCATGGATGGGCATACGGGAAGGGGAGCGGTTATAAATTGACTGGGAAGAAGATCGCATTAGCGATTGCAGCTGGTATTAATGAAGGAGATTACGATGCATCAGGTCGGTATAAATATACATTGGAGCAATTGACGGCTCCGTTTGAGGTCACTTTTGATTATGTAAAAGCGGAGTACAAGCCACTCTTCGCCTTCTATGGTGCAGAACATAATGCCACGGCAGAAAGAATAGAAAAAAGTGCCGGTGATTATGTAAGCTTCATAGATGAGTTATGA
- a CDS encoding DoxX family protein, which yields MKNYNQLPQLYLRIAVGIGFIIPVLDRLGWLGPAGSKNIGWGNWDNFVAYTNTLLPFLGRPAANVMGGVATLAEILFGIMLIIGLKTRVAALGSFLLTLSFALCMAVFLGFKAPLNYSVFAVSAACLLLSTIPGYKWSLDEYFSKGRATGHLL from the coding sequence ATGAAGAATTACAACCAACTTCCGCAATTATACCTGAGAATCGCTGTAGGTATTGGCTTTATCATTCCTGTATTAGACCGTCTTGGCTGGCTCGGGCCGGCGGGAAGTAAAAATATTGGTTGGGGGAACTGGGATAATTTTGTGGCTTATACGAATACCTTATTGCCCTTTTTGGGGCGGCCTGCAGCTAATGTGATGGGAGGAGTCGCTACATTGGCCGAGATCCTCTTTGGAATTATGCTGATCATTGGCTTGAAAACCCGTGTAGCAGCTCTTGGTAGTTTCCTGCTTACCCTGAGCTTTGCCTTATGTATGGCAGTATTCCTAGGCTTTAAAGCCCCTTTAAACTATTCGGTATTTGCAGTGAGTGCGGCCTGTCTTTTACTGAGCACAATTCCTGGCTATAAATGGAGTCTTGATGAATACTTTTCTAAAGGGAGAGCAACAGGGCATCTTCTTTAA
- a CDS encoding YceI family protein: MKKLFLLAAVLSTALFAFKAVAPATWEADTSHSKLGFVVTHLMITDVEGSFKNFQSTITASKPDFSDAIVELTADVNSVNTDNDKRDEHLKGADFFDAAKFPKLSFKSTSVKKVSANKFKVNGNLTFHGVTKPITLDATLRGVTTNPMSKKETAGFKVTGTIKRAAFGFGTKYANAMLSDEVTLNANTEFVKK; the protein is encoded by the coding sequence ATGAAAAAGTTATTCTTATTGGCTGCAGTTTTAAGTACTGCCCTTTTCGCTTTCAAAGCTGTTGCACCTGCTACATGGGAAGCTGACACCTCACATTCAAAATTAGGATTTGTAGTTACCCACTTAATGATCACTGATGTAGAAGGATCTTTCAAAAACTTTCAGTCGACCATCACTGCATCAAAACCTGATTTTTCTGATGCCATAGTTGAACTGACTGCAGACGTAAATTCAGTAAATACAGACAATGATAAAAGAGATGAGCATTTGAAAGGCGCAGATTTCTTTGATGCCGCGAAATTCCCGAAATTATCGTTTAAAAGCACTTCAGTGAAGAAAGTTTCTGCCAACAAATTCAAAGTGAACGGAAACTTAACTTTTCACGGTGTAACTAAACCCATCACTTTAGATGCGACATTAAGAGGTGTAACCACCAATCCAATGTCTAAAAAAGAAACTGCAGGTTTCAAAGTTACCGGAACAATTAAAAGAGCAGCTTTCGGATTCGGAACTAAATATGCAAATGCCATGTTAAGCGATGAAGTAACATTAAATGCAAACACTGAGTTTGTAAAAAAATAA
- a CDS encoding SymE family type I addiction module toxin, protein MELKENDTEKQKIRSLKIQPQIRQNRLSQKTVPEIKLSGKWLNDLGFTPAHYVTVTAEEKMLIIRLVE, encoded by the coding sequence ATGGAACTAAAAGAAAACGATACAGAAAAACAAAAAATAAGGAGCTTAAAAATTCAACCTCAAATCAGACAGAACCGATTGAGTCAAAAAACCGTTCCGGAGATTAAGCTCAGTGGCAAATGGCTTAATGACTTAGGTTTTACCCCGGCACATTACGTGACGGTTACTGCCGAAGAAAAAATGTTGATCATCAGGTTGGTGGAGTAA
- a CDS encoding universal stress protein, whose protein sequence is MKQILVATDFSNSASNAMAYAMTLAKILQMEIVAIHAIHPTEGINNSTYNAIFIEDYYQNKRDALKEWAAAFSKDKANAGVKVSSICDVGFLKTVIGKHVKNNAVELLVMGITGSTGISGIVGSNASMIVTKLKIPTLIIPLESIFPTEPLITLATDYETRLSPKDINALNEMIKGFNSKKIQVVYVAEKSDQAHIKTGERRIRKLIDQNTDIDFNYISDSSASHGIMEFITESHTDILCLVKHHHNILYRLFTRSTVNQVMNKSVKAILVLHE, encoded by the coding sequence ATGAAACAAATACTTGTTGCCACAGATTTTTCAAATAGTGCAAGCAACGCGATGGCTTATGCCATGACCCTGGCTAAAATCCTGCAGATGGAAATCGTTGCCATACATGCCATCCACCCTACTGAGGGTATAAATAACAGCACTTACAATGCCATTTTCATCGAAGATTATTATCAAAATAAGAGAGATGCATTAAAAGAATGGGCTGCGGCTTTCAGTAAGGATAAAGCTAATGCTGGGGTAAAAGTGAGCAGTATTTGTGATGTCGGTTTTTTAAAAACAGTAATTGGTAAACACGTAAAAAATAATGCTGTTGAATTACTGGTGATGGGAATTACCGGATCAACAGGAATCAGTGGCATTGTAGGAAGCAATGCCAGTATGATCGTTACCAAGTTGAAAATTCCGACACTGATTATTCCGCTGGAGAGCATATTTCCTACCGAGCCATTGATTACACTGGCCACAGACTATGAAACCAGGTTATCTCCAAAAGATATAAATGCGCTCAATGAAATGATCAAAGGATTTAATTCCAAAAAGATACAAGTTGTTTATGTGGCTGAAAAATCCGACCAGGCTCATATCAAAACAGGAGAACGCAGGATTAGAAAATTGATTGATCAAAACACGGATATTGATTTCAATTACATAAGCGATAGCAGCGCAAGTCACGGAATTATGGAATTCATCACAGAAAGCCATACAGATATCCTATGCCTGGTTAAACATCACCACAACATTTTGTATCGCCTGTTTACCCGCAGCACTGTTAACCAGGTCATGAACAAGTCTGTAAAAGCAATTCTGGTATTACATGAGTAA